Proteins encoded within one genomic window of Ostrinia nubilalis chromosome 5, ilOstNubi1.1, whole genome shotgun sequence:
- the LOC135072142 gene encoding uncharacterized protein LOC135072142, which yields MSVICYADDTLVTAREKTFGTAARLASAGGTLVGRRIRCLCLKVALEKTEALFLPGPRQRTPPDAHIVVKDVRIDVKGQMKYLGLTLDGRWHFSPHFNGLASRLLKAAGALSWPLPNLEGPQTRYRRLYAGVLRSMVLYGAPIWTDALNKRENAALMRRPQRAIAQKVARIYRTVGHAVACVLAGTPSLGARSWDQKARGKRPAPERRGAVRQEEREIMIDRRKEDMTRAQFGCRTLDAIGPVLDQWLELPHGFLTFRLAQVLTDGCFGVGDKCILLCRHHTAEESPLYHKCGAADDTVQHTLAVCTGWEEQRRVLTAVVGRDLLLPSLVNAMLGSEGCWMVVAFFCEEIFFQKEAAERERENDPLASSLRRRRRGWRRRLYDRSTLPTDGGQQAGGAGAPLSPPSDGNGLAFRAIPVGPPQGGRLRSTV from the exons ATGAGTGTCATATGCTATGCGGATGACACTCTGGTCACTGCCCGGGAGAAGACATTTGGGACCGCGGCGCGGCTGGCGTCGGCGGGCGGCACATTAGTCGGTCGCAGAATACGATGCCTCTGCCTGAAAGTCGCGCTGGAGAAGACTGAGGCCCTCTTCTTACCGGGGCCTCGCCAGCGCACCCCTCCCGACGCCCACATTGTGGTTAAGGATGTTAGGATTGACGTCAAAGGCCAGATGAAATATCTGGGCCTCACGCTTGACGGGAGGTGGCATTTTAGCCCACACTTCAACGGTCTAGCGTCACGCCTCCTCAAGGCAGCTGGCGCACTGAGTTGGCCCCTCCCGAATTTGGAAGGGCCACAAACGAGGTATCGTCGACTTTATGCAGGCGTTCTGAGGAGCATGGTGCTGTATGGCGCCCCAATCTGGACGGACGCACTCAACAAGAGGGAGAATGCTGCCCTTATGCGCAGGCCCCAGCGGGCCATAGCGCAGAAAGTCGCAAGGATCTACCGTACGGTAGGGCACGCTGTGGCGTGCGTCCTCGCTGGTACTCCTTCTTTGGGAGCTAGAAGCTGGG ACCAAAAGGCGCGTGGAAAGCGCCCGGCCCcggagcggcgcggcgccgtcAGGCAGGAAGAGCGCGAGATCATGATCGACCGCAGGAAGGAAGACATGACTCGCGCGCAGTTTGGCTGCCGCACTCTGGACGCCATTGGTCCTGTTCTGGACCAATGGTTGGAACTACCGCACGGGTTCCTCACGTTCCGTCTGGCGCAAGTGCTGACCGATGGCTGCTTCG gggttggtgacaaatgtattctactctgccgtcaccacacggccgAGGAATCCCCGCTGTACCACAAATGCGGCGCGGCGGATGACACGGTGCAGCACACCCTCGCGGTCTGCACAGGCTGGGAGGAGCAGCGCCGTGTCCTCACTGCGGTCGTGGGCCGGGATCTTTTGCTTCCGAGCCTGGTCAACGCCATGCTTGGAAGTGAAGGATGCTGGATGGTGGTCGCCTTCTTTTGCGAAGAGATCTTCTTTCAGAAGGAGGCAgcggagcgcgagcgggagaacgATCCTCTCGCCTCATCGCTCCGCAGGCGGAGAAGGGGGTGGAGAAGGCGGTTGTACGACCGTTCTACTCTGCCCACAGATGGCGGCCAGCAGGCCGGGGGTGCGGGGGCACCCTTGTCACCTCCGTCTGACGGGAACGGCTTGGCGTTTCGCGCCATTCCCGTGGGACCCCCACAAGGGGGGCGTCTAAGGTCCACCGTGTAG